One part of the Amphiura filiformis chromosome 5, Afil_fr2py, whole genome shotgun sequence genome encodes these proteins:
- the LOC140151955 gene encoding kelch-like protein 15, with the protein MENKTSKTSTYTYQREQICHTDQHLELSRGLDQLRNQNILCDITISVGERYFPAHKTILVASSKYFYAMFTSGFREAAHDEITIHGNSDIFDVLLQFIYTGKLTLTLEIAPSVLEMACYLQLDIASKSCATYLIKCFRTQKITFEEALKISLLVECLPEHLELKEWCDLFISENLTKIQHLRDSDQYFVNAEMMSRLLDRNDLDNDEEEVLRTVLAWLKYDLDHRQNHAIHLLRKVRIGLIPVNKLLDIIMKALPELLSIREYYTMLEKIFAGGDPDGDLKHVYTTRTTITAFIIPDNYTSTTYYLNDQLPGNRPQWRLLSRFAPIPVRKLYSCNMLVVDEQLYLAGGVLYKEPESDDSSDEAASNTPLSVCQSSVYRYTVRENQWQRLQDMKVSRCQFALVHHNGYIYAIGGSSANDLIRDVECYNLVNKEWEHLPPLLKEGYMGKSSAVSFRGKIFVYAAESRKINGMKYATHNLQVFDPETRSWHVPLTEQHNQGSFPAALVVHNDTCYRVVYGNCKCTSEHFGCPWHKVCVHELVIDDINGTCTARVGDPQDQSVIPKDQTVGAFCIQDDVFVTVNGVIHMTDDSLSSGLRRDVDLTKWNWSSTIGLENCVAKFRFDKALLE; encoded by the exons ATGGAAAACAAGACATCCAAGACCTCGACTTACACATACCAAAGGGAGCAAATATGTCATACAGACCAGCATCTCGAGTTGTCAAGAGGCCTAGACCAGCTGCGAAATCAAAATATCTTGTGTGATATCACCATCTCAGTTGGTGAAAGGTATTTTCCAGCTCATAAGACTATATTAGTTGCAAGCAGTAAATATTTCTATGCAATGTTTACGTCCGGATTTCGGGAAGCTGCTCATGATGAAATAACCATACATGGAAATTCTGATATATTCGATGTGTTACTACAATTTATTTATACAGGCAAACTGACTTTAACTCTTGAGATTGCGCCTAGTGTTTTAGAGATGGCTTGCTATTTACAATTGGATATTGCATCAAAATCATGTGCAACATATCTCATCAAATGCTTCAGAACTCAGAAAATCACATTTGAAGAAGCATTGAAAATCTCTCTTCTGGTTGAGTGTCTACCTGAACATTTGGAGTTAAAGGAGTGGTGCGATTTATTCATTTCAGAGAATTTGACAAAGATCCAACATTTAAGAGATAGTGACCAATACTTTGTTAATGCAGAGATGATGAGTAGACTACTTGACAGAAATGACCTTGACAATGATGAAGAGGAG GTCTTACGTACTGTACTTGCTTGGTTGAAGTACGATCTTGACCATCGTCAAAACCATGCGATCCATCTTCTACGAAAAGTTCGGATCGGTCTGATCCCTGTCAACAAGCTACTTGATATCATAATGAAGGCTCTTCCCGAGCTTTTATCCATACGAGAATACTACACGATGCTGGAGAAGATATTTGCTGGCGGTGATCCAGATGGAGATTTAAAACATGTATATACCACAAGAACCACCATTACT GCATTCATCATCCCAGACAATTACACTTCTACTACCTACTACTTGAACGATCAGCTCCCCGGTAACAGACCACAATGGAGATTGCTGAGCAGATTTGCACCCATACCAGTCAGAAAGCTGTACAGCTGCAATATGTTGGTCGTTGATGAGCAACTCTACCTAGCAGGCGGTGTTTTGTATAAGGAACCAGAGTCTGACGATAGCTCAGATGAAGCAGCAAGTAACACACCTCTAAGTGTCTGCCAATCTTCAGTATATCGTTATACTGTAAGGGAAAACCAATGGCAACGATTGCAAGACATGAAGGTCTCTAGATGCCAGTTTGCGCTAGTACATCATAACGGTTACATATATGCCATCGGAGGTAGCTCAGCGAATGACTTGATTAGGGATGTTGAATGCTATAACTTGGTGAACAAAGAATGGGAACATCTACCTCCATTGCTTAAAGAAGGCTACATGGGAAAGTCATCAGCAGTGTCATTCAGAGGGAAGATCTTCGTCTATGCAGCAGAATCGCGGAAAATTAATGGTATGAAATATGCGACGCACAATCTGCAGGTTTTTGATCCAGAAACGCGATCATGGCATGTTCCTTTAACTGAGCAGCACAACCAGGGCAGCTTCCCTGCTGCTCTGGTAGTCCACAATGACACATGTTACAGAGTGGTCTATGGAAATTGTAAATGTACATCAGAGCATTTCGGATGCCCATGGCATAAAGTCTGCGTACACGAACTTGTTATTGATGACATCAATGGTACTTGTACAGCAAGGGTAGGTGATCCCCAAGATCAGAGTGTCATTCCCAAGGATCAGACCGTTGGAGCATTCTGTATCCAGGATGATGTCTTCGTCACAGTCAATGGTGTTATTCACATGACTGATGACAGTCTGAGTAGTGGACTACGACGAGATGTGGACCTTACCAAATGGAATTGGTCCAGTACGATTGGACTCGAGAATTGTGTGGCGAAATTTAGATTTGACAAAGCTCTTTtggaatag
- the LOC140151957 gene encoding uncharacterized protein: MPLLGKFNLLDKDTRLIKYNNRVYKVKLQYRTHQGIADDTVPCNQDDIQSEMEAAIRAVLAMQGDLHSFRTKHFLIHPERKFWNTSSLLKFFEHGHELTGDPHMLCLVVENIQDHSRETDQVGRTLKDDANAKDKHEENDSQRAGPSSRGRKETRTTASASQDSRRLRKRRKTSQQPEQETDDSENTSDVNSPSDHDRPRFHSPPHKHRRYALRKRATSNPPATNREGQRGRPIRKPYEGPRRRSRRKRKPALLPAAFPR, encoded by the exons ATGCCACTGCTGGGAAAGTTCAATCTTCTGGACAAAGACACAAGGCTTATTAAGTACAACAATAGGGTGTACAAGGTCAAGTTGCAGTACAGGACTCATCAGGG CATTGCTGATGACACTGTACCATGCAATCAAGATGACATTCAGTCAGAAATGGAG GCAGCCATAAGGGCAGTGCTGGCCATGCAAGGAGATCTACATTCATTCAGGACTAAACACTTTCTAATTCATCCTG AGAGGAAATTTTGGAACACATCGTCATTGTTAAAGTTCTTTGagcatggacatgagctgacagGTGATCCTCATATGCTGTGTCTTGTAGTAGAGAATATTCAAGACCATTCCAGAGAGACTGATCAAGTTGGGCGGACATTGAAGGATGATGCCAATGCAAAAGATAAG catgaagaaaatgacagccaaaGGGCAGGGCCAAGTAGTAGGGGTAGGAAAGAAACCAGAACAACTGCGAGTGCATCACAAGACTCGAGGCGACTCAGGAAAAG ACGGAAGACATCTCAGCAGCCAGAACAAGAAACCGATGACTCTGAGAACACATCCGATGTGAACTCTCCAAGTGATCATGATAGACCAAGATTCCATTCTCCGCCACATAAGCATCGCAGGTATGCATTACGCAAGAGAGCTACTTCCAACCCACCTGCAACAAACAGGGAGGGACAGCGAGGCAGACCTATTAGGAAACCATATGAAG GTCCAAGAAGGAGAAGTAGGAGGAAGAGGAAGCCAGCATTATTACCAGCCGCCTTCCCCAGATAA